In the Colletotrichum lupini chromosome 1, complete sequence genome, one interval contains:
- a CDS encoding PHD-finger domain-containing protein, translating into MRGAPGTGPMGNWEGTNRGRWTGSVLLRPRQIGPQKCVGWMMEDPAASLFIFLAHYPLSPQAFYTFTLPSHRTRFSTSVTAPDPRSLSLRHSTSRVPCGTPIDVAMKSAKTSSGDTPSSRRSQPVRQTRTNPPRVSSGLRGSANGRDSLAGGSASDQPIDIYPAISYFSDAIAALPKELVRHFTLLKEVDAKIFAPEDALFKLVDAAMNAPLPQPRPVNDASSSVAPASAPMSAQNSSSGVPLGGPAPPPAPSTDGSYATSIYDPSNFPRRQLFRQTAYKIQEMLGSLEEKNHVISTANDALQKQLARIDDVWPHVENEFSDEAKWGSDTHWAYPENRAATKAAHTERSRREGAAAISAAAQQLAEEAAARSDARKQAVQAKKSQKTQAQPHESELDDAEGRSKPEPTKKGHGGGKARKAAEAAANVGLGISTNGNTNGAAPQPKRRKVEKTPSGNNAAERAMSTVFGATASKAKTTSPRETPAPEGGGPKKRKALPTGTGQAKKSKNGAAGMSPSVASSPVMSNFPDPVLPRGSPAPMTVTPVPPAPKPPTASRAKQSTTQQAAVEGGKQSRPPSAASGTKPNGAATTAAPLPPPTPEAVPLPVLPKPAAEVKAAFKEPSAPPVPEPTKKEPDTAEPSIKPSIPAAKQKKETPKPEEPETPVETPAPTGQTVTAATVTKSGRASKPSTPAMATFQEAARPKSARTTDGTKASKRKKSSAVINTKTAKAAGQPEESDDVDESEIQAGKRSYDYTEDEPTYCYCQGVSYGEMVACDAANCEREWFHLNCVGLKVAPTGSSKWYCEVCLQKFSKSGKKLSHKYNVLPNSPSISGKPRPPYA; encoded by the exons ATGCGCGGCGCGCCAGGCACAGGGCCAATGGGAAACTGGGAAGGGACCAACCGCGGGCGGTGGACAGGTTCAG TCCTCCTCCGCCCGCGGCAGATAGGTCCCCAAAAGTGCGTCGGATGGATGATGGAAGATCCCGCGGCCTCGCTCTTCATTTTCCTCGCGCACTACCCCCTCTCACCACAAGCATTCTACACC TTTACTCTTCCCTCCCACCGCACCCGTTTCTCTACGTCCGTCACTGCGCCAGACCCTCGCTCTCTCTCACTACGACATTCGACCTCGCGCGTTCCTTGCGGCACGCCGATCGACGTCGCGATGAAGTCGGCAAAGACGTCGTCGGGGGATACTCCCTCAAGTCGGAGGTCCCAACCCGTTCGACAGACACGAACCAACCCCCCGCGCGTCTCCTCTGGCCTTCGAGGATCAGCGAACGGCCGAGACTCACTTGCTGGCGGTTCTGCTTCTGACCAGCCCATCGACATTTATCCTGCTATATCCTACTTCTCCGATGCCATTGCGGCCCTCCCGAAAGAGCTCGTCCGACACTTTACACTTCTGAAAGAGGTCGATGCCAAAATATTTGCTCCCGAGGATGCGCTCTTCAAGCTCGTCGACGCTGCCATGAATGCCCCTCTTCCACAGCCCCGACCAGTGAATGATGCTTCCAGCAGTGTCGCACCTGCGTCGGCCCCAATGAGTGCACAGAACAGCTCCAGCGGAGTCCCTTTGGGTGGCCCGGCTCCTCCCCCAGCTCCCTCGACCGACGGTTCCTACGCGACATCCATCTACGACCCGAGCAACTTCCCCCGTAGACAGCTTTTCCGACAGACGGCCTACAAGATTCAGGAGATGCTCGGGTCATTGGAAGAGAAAAACCATGTCATCTCGACCGCGAACGATGCCCTCCAGAAACAGCTGGCCCGGATTGACGATGTCTGGCCGCACGTAGAGAACGAGTTTAGCGACGAGGCGAAGTGGGGGAGCGATACCCATTGGGCATACCCTGAGAATCGAGCTGCCACCAAGGCGGCACATACTGAGCGCTCACGGCGTGAGGGAGCTGCTGCGATCTCGGCAGCCGCTCAACAGCTAGCTGAGGAGGCCGCTGCTCGAAGCGACGCACGCAAGCAGGCTGTCCAAGCTAAGAAGAGTCAGAAAACGCAGGCTCAGCCTCATGAATCCGAACTTGACGACGCTGAAGGTCGCAGCAAACCAGAACCGACGAAGAAGGGCCATGGAGGTGGCAAGGCGCGCAAGGCAGCTGAAGCTGCTGCCAACGTCGGCTTGGGAATCTCAACAAATGGCAACACGAACGGAGCCGCGCCGCAACCCAAGAGGCGCAAAGTCGAGAAAACTCCCAGTGGAAACAACGCAGCGGAGCGGGCCATGAGCACCGTCTTTGGAGCCACAGCTTCGAAGGCCAAGACGACAAGCCCGAGAGAGACCCCAGCGCCAGAAGGTGGCGGTCCGAAGAAGCGAAAGGCACTGCCGACGGGTACCGGTCAAGCAAAGAAGAG CAAGAATGGAGCCGCCGGCATGTCTCCGTCGGTTGCTTCGTCTCCTGTAATGAGCAACTTCCCTGACCCAGTGTTGCCTCGAGGCTCCCCCGCGCCGATGACTGTGACCCCTGTACCCCCAGCTCCCAAACCTCCCACTGCCTCGAGGGCCAAGCAAAGCACCACACAACAAGCAGCTGTGGAAGGCGGTAAACAGTCTCGGCCGCCGTCGGCTGCTTCAGGAACCAAGCCTAACGGAGCGGCCACGACCGCGGCACCCCTGCCTCCACCGACACCCGAAGCGGTGCCTCTTCCTGTCTTGCCGAAGCCTGCAGCGGAAGTAAAAGCTGCGTTCAAGGAGCCCTCCGCGCCGCCGGTGCCAGAACCGACGAAGAAAGAGCCCGATACGGCTGAACCGAGCATCAAGCCAAGTATTCCGGCGGCGAAGCAAAAGAAGGAAACACCGAAGCCGGAGGAGCCGGAGACGCCAGTGGAGACACCGGCACCGACTGGTCAGACGGTCACCGCTGCGACAGTGACAAAGAGTGGACGCGCCAGCAAGCCTTCAACACCAGCCATGGCGACCTTCCAGGAGGCAGCAAGGCCTAAGTCAGCCCGCACTACGGACGGCACGAAGGCCAGCAAACGGAAGAAGAGCAGCGCGGTCATTAACACAAAGACTGCCAAGGCAGCGGGTCAGCCCGAAGAGAGTGACGATGTAGATGAATCGGAGATCCAGGCGGGCAAACGCAGCTACGATTACACGGAGGATGAGCCGACGTATTGCTACTGTCAAGGTGTAAGCTACGGCGAAATGGTTGCCTGTGACGCAGCAAACTGCGAGCGGGAATGGTTCCATCTCAACTGCGTAGGCCTCAAGGTGGCACCTACCGGAAGCT CGAAATGGTATTGCGAGGTGTGCCTGCAAAAGTTTTCAAAGTCGGGCAAGAAGCTCAGCCACAAATACAACGTGCTGCCAAATTCCCCCAGTATCTCGGGCAAGCCACGGCCCCCTTACGCCTGA